One Aquisediminimonas profunda genomic region harbors:
- a CDS encoding UTRA domain-containing protein, whose translation MSIAETIRSDIEGRIASGEWKPGFRIPFEHELVTQYGCARATVGKALTALARAGLIERRRKAGSFVAHPHVHAAVLDIPDIGAAIAQRTGSYHFELISSEVTTSDHRSPDFAGATKLRRIVGIHHGRSGPFAFEDRTINLDAVPQARDADFTREPPSTWLLGHVPWSEARHRISAIGAPTEVARRLKVAKGTACLMVERWTWREGIPITFVCQTFLGDRFDLIANFVPGSRA comes from the coding sequence ATGAGCATCGCTGAAACGATCCGATCCGACATAGAAGGACGAATTGCTTCCGGCGAATGGAAGCCCGGCTTTCGCATTCCCTTCGAACATGAACTCGTGACTCAATATGGTTGCGCCAGAGCTACAGTCGGAAAAGCCTTGACCGCTCTGGCGCGCGCGGGCCTTATCGAACGACGCCGCAAGGCGGGGTCTTTCGTCGCCCATCCGCATGTGCACGCGGCGGTGCTCGATATCCCCGATATTGGCGCTGCGATCGCCCAGCGAACGGGCTCCTATCATTTCGAACTGATTTCCAGCGAAGTGACGACAAGCGACCATCGCTCGCCTGATTTTGCCGGTGCCACAAAGCTGCGGCGCATTGTGGGCATTCACCACGGACGTTCGGGGCCCTTTGCCTTTGAAGACAGGACGATCAATCTTGATGCCGTCCCGCAAGCACGGGATGCCGACTTTACTCGCGAGCCTCCCAGCACCTGGCTTCTCGGCCATGTTCCCTGGAGCGAGGCACGCCACCGAATTAGTGCGATCGGGGCACCCACGGAAGTGGCGCGCAGATTGAAGGTCGCCAAAGGGACCGCCTGCCTGATGGTCGAGCGCTGGACCTGGCGCGAGGGAATTCCGATCACGTTTGTCTGCCAGACATTCCTGGGTGATCGGTTTGACCTGATCGCCAACTTTGTACCGGGATCACGTGCATGA
- the hutU gene encoding urocanate hydratase: MTRIDNSRTIRSPRGPECSAKSWLTEAALRMLMNNLDPDVAEDPHGLVVYGGIGRAARNWECFDRIVETLRRLEEDQTLLVQSGKPVGVFRTHKDAPRVLIANSNLVPHWATWDHFHELDRKGLMMYGQMTAGSWIYIGSQGIVQGTYETFVEMGRQHYGGDLSGKWILTAGLGGMGGAQPLAATMAGASCLAVECQPSRIEMRLRTGYIDRQTDSLDEALKIVTTSATPVSVGLLGNAAEILPELVRRGVRPDAVTDQTSAHDPINGYLPKGWTLERWMAARESDPAAVQRAARESMAIHVRAMLAFHRLGVPTFDYGNNIRQVAKDEGVEDAFAFPGFVPAYVRPLFCRGIGPFRWAALSGDPEDIYRTDAKVRELLPDDAHLHNWLDMARERIQFQGLPARICWVGLGDRHRLGLAFNEMVRSGELKAPIVIGRDHLDSGSVASPNRETEAMKDGSDAVSDWPLLNALLNTASGATWVSLHHGGGVGMGYSQHAGMVIVADGTDDAARRLGNVLWNDPATGVMRHADAGYEIAIECARDKGLDLPSI; the protein is encoded by the coding sequence ATGACGCGCATCGACAACAGCCGCACCATCAGAAGTCCGCGCGGCCCCGAATGCAGTGCGAAGAGCTGGCTGACCGAAGCGGCCTTGCGGATGTTGATGAATAATCTCGATCCGGATGTTGCCGAAGACCCGCATGGTCTGGTCGTCTATGGCGGGATTGGCCGCGCTGCGCGCAACTGGGAATGTTTTGACCGGATCGTCGAAACTTTGCGGCGGCTCGAAGAGGATCAGACGTTGCTTGTCCAGTCAGGCAAGCCTGTCGGTGTATTCAGGACCCACAAGGATGCGCCACGTGTGCTGATCGCCAATTCCAACCTGGTACCGCACTGGGCAACCTGGGATCACTTCCACGAACTCGATCGCAAAGGCCTGATGATGTACGGCCAGATGACTGCTGGTTCATGGATTTACATTGGTTCTCAAGGAATTGTGCAGGGAACCTATGAAACATTCGTGGAAATGGGAAGGCAGCATTATGGCGGTGATCTGTCCGGCAAGTGGATTCTGACTGCTGGCCTTGGCGGAATGGGCGGTGCCCAGCCACTCGCTGCAACAATGGCTGGTGCATCCTGCCTTGCTGTTGAATGTCAGCCGTCCCGCATAGAGATGCGACTCCGCACCGGTTATATCGATCGCCAGACTGATAGCCTTGATGAAGCACTCAAGATTGTTACCACCTCCGCGACGCCTGTTTCTGTGGGGCTGTTGGGCAATGCTGCTGAAATCTTGCCTGAACTGGTCCGCCGCGGTGTCAGGCCTGACGCCGTTACCGACCAGACGTCTGCACATGATCCAATAAATGGCTATTTGCCGAAAGGCTGGACGCTTGAACGCTGGATGGCCGCGCGTGAAAGCGATCCGGCCGCCGTCCAACGTGCGGCGCGGGAATCGATGGCAATCCATGTGCGGGCAATGCTCGCCTTTCATCGCTTGGGTGTGCCCACGTTCGACTATGGCAACAACATTCGTCAGGTGGCCAAAGATGAAGGGGTAGAGGATGCCTTTGCCTTTCCCGGGTTTGTGCCAGCCTATGTCCGACCATTGTTCTGCAGGGGAATCGGTCCGTTTCGCTGGGCTGCACTTTCGGGCGATCCGGAAGACATATACCGGACAGATGCCAAGGTCAGGGAGTTGTTGCCTGACGATGCGCACCTTCACAACTGGCTCGACATGGCGCGCGAGCGCATCCAATTTCAGGGTCTGCCGGCGCGTATCTGCTGGGTTGGCTTGGGAGACCGCCATCGGTTAGGTCTGGCATTCAATGAAATGGTCCGCTCTGGTGAGTTGAAAGCGCCGATCGTCATCGGGCGCGATCACCTGGACTCGGGTTCGGTCGCCAGCCCCAACCGGGAGACAGAGGCAATGAAGGATGGTTCGGATGCCGTATCCGACTGGCCATTGCTCAACGCGCTGCTCAACACTGCGTCAGGCGCCACCTGGGTGTCTCTCCATCATGGGGGAGGCGTCGGAATGGGCTATTCGCAGCATGCTGGCATGGTGATTGTTGCGGACGGCACGGATGATGCCGCGCGCCGACTTGGCAACGTGCTCTGGAACGATCCTGCGACAGGTGTCATGCGGCATGCCGATGCTGGTTATGAGATTGCAATCGAGTGTGCGAGGGACAAGGGGCTCGATTTGCCCAGCATTTAG
- the hutH gene encoding histidine ammonia-lyase, with protein sequence MTLVTTPGEVPLGDWRAIYRGACPELDPSCRTRIAQSAAAVSRILAKQEPVYGINTGFGKLATVRIDDNDLEVLQRNIVLSHAAGVGDAMPVPVARLMMALKLTSLAQGASGVRPETVALLESMLQKGLTPVIPARGSVGASGDLAPLAHLAATMIGTGAIIVGGQELPASVALMEAGLVPLTLGPKEGLALLNGTQFSCAYALAGLFEAERLFQSALVTGALSTEAAKGSDTPFDPRIHALRRHRGQIETAAALRQLMKGSEIRASHRLGDERVQDPYCLRCQPQVMGAVLDLLRQAAATLAHEANGVSDNPLIFAESDEALSGGNFHAEPVAFAADMIALALCEIGSISERRIAMLVDPALSGLPAFLTAHPGLNSGFMIPQVTAAALVSENKQRAYPASVDSIPTSANQEDHVSMAAHGARRLSGMADNLSHVIGIEYLAAAQGCEFHSPLASSTALEAARALLRAQVPALAEDRYFHPDMAKATAIIRSGALAELTGLPGLA encoded by the coding sequence ATGACACTTGTGACGACACCTGGCGAGGTTCCTTTGGGCGACTGGCGGGCGATCTATCGCGGCGCGTGCCCGGAACTGGATCCGTCTTGCCGCACGCGTATTGCCCAGAGCGCCGCCGCGGTGTCTCGGATCCTGGCAAAGCAGGAACCCGTCTATGGAATCAACACCGGATTTGGAAAGCTGGCGACCGTCAGGATTGATGACAATGACCTCGAAGTCCTGCAGCGCAATATCGTCCTGAGCCATGCGGCGGGCGTGGGCGATGCGATGCCTGTGCCTGTTGCGCGCCTCATGATGGCCTTGAAGCTCACCAGTCTTGCGCAAGGCGCCTCCGGCGTTCGCCCGGAAACAGTCGCTCTGCTTGAATCAATGCTGCAGAAAGGCCTGACACCAGTCATTCCCGCGCGAGGCTCTGTCGGGGCTTCGGGCGACCTGGCCCCTTTGGCCCATTTGGCCGCGACCATGATTGGGACAGGCGCGATCATTGTCGGCGGACAGGAACTGCCCGCGTCGGTTGCATTGATGGAGGCAGGCCTTGTTCCTCTGACCCTTGGACCCAAGGAAGGATTAGCTCTGCTCAACGGAACGCAATTCTCTTGCGCCTACGCTCTCGCTGGCCTCTTCGAAGCAGAGCGCTTGTTCCAATCGGCCCTTGTGACAGGTGCGCTGTCGACCGAAGCGGCCAAGGGATCGGATACGCCGTTTGACCCTCGCATACATGCCCTACGCAGGCATCGCGGCCAGATTGAAACCGCAGCTGCCCTGCGACAGCTGATGAAAGGATCGGAAATTCGCGCATCACATCGGCTGGGCGATGAACGTGTTCAGGATCCCTATTGTCTGCGATGCCAGCCTCAGGTGATGGGCGCTGTACTCGATCTTCTTCGCCAGGCTGCCGCAACTCTTGCGCATGAAGCCAATGGTGTTTCGGATAACCCGCTGATTTTTGCGGAAAGTGACGAGGCCCTTTCGGGTGGCAACTTCCATGCTGAACCGGTGGCTTTCGCCGCCGATATGATCGCGCTCGCCTTGTGCGAAATCGGCTCGATCTCCGAACGCAGGATCGCAATGCTGGTCGACCCCGCACTCTCCGGCTTGCCTGCGTTCCTGACAGCTCACCCCGGGCTCAATTCGGGTTTTATGATTCCGCAGGTCACTGCGGCCGCTCTGGTGTCAGAGAACAAACAGCGCGCTTATCCGGCCAGTGTGGATTCGATCCCAACCTCTGCCAATCAGGAAGACCATGTCTCGATGGCTGCGCATGGGGCGCGAAGATTGTCTGGCATGGCCGACAACCTCTCGCATGTCATTGGCATTGAGTATCTTGCAGCAGCCCAAGGGTGCGAGTTCCATTCTCCGCTCGCGTCGAGCACTGCGTTGGAGGCTGCCCGGGCCCTGTTGCGCGCGCAGGTGCCCGCATTGGCGGAAGATCGCTATTTCCATCCTGACATGGCCAAAGCGACTGCCATCATCCGCAGTGGAGCGCTGGCTGAACTCACAGGCCTGCCGGGGTTGGCCTGA
- the hutG gene encoding N-formylglutamate deformylase, protein MMDWLSISPGEAPIIVSIPHAGTDVPEDVRSSLLSLELAQHDSDFFVDRLYAFASDFGATIIRTSMSRTVIDVNRDPSGQSLYPGQATTGLCPETGFDGASLYKSGMEPDGAEVARRRACFFDPYHEALSSQISRLRSVHSRIVLYDAHSILSQVPRLFEGELPQFNIGSFDGRSCAPSLTEGVASACSGHSTAVNGRFKGGWITRHYGDPENGVHAIQMELAMRGYLDETGPWPPVWDASRAARLQPVLRDVLSACLDFAKGAAQ, encoded by the coding sequence CTGATGGATTGGCTTTCGATCAGCCCTGGCGAAGCGCCGATCATTGTCAGTATCCCGCATGCGGGAACCGATGTCCCGGAGGACGTAAGGTCTTCCCTTCTTTCCCTTGAACTGGCGCAGCACGACTCGGACTTCTTCGTGGATCGGCTGTACGCCTTCGCATCCGACTTCGGGGCTACGATCATTCGCACTTCGATGTCGCGCACGGTAATCGACGTCAATCGGGACCCTTCCGGTCAGTCGCTCTACCCGGGGCAGGCAACAACGGGTTTATGCCCCGAGACAGGTTTCGACGGTGCTTCTCTATACAAATCGGGCATGGAGCCTGACGGTGCAGAGGTCGCACGCCGACGCGCGTGCTTTTTTGATCCCTACCATGAAGCCTTGTCGTCGCAGATATCGCGCCTCCGCAGTGTGCACAGCCGGATCGTCCTTTACGATGCGCATTCTATCCTCAGTCAGGTGCCGCGGCTGTTCGAGGGCGAATTGCCGCAATTCAACATTGGCAGCTTCGATGGCCGGAGTTGTGCGCCGTCCCTGACCGAAGGCGTCGCCTCTGCGTGTTCTGGACATTCAACTGCAGTCAATGGCCGCTTCAAGGGCGGCTGGATTACGCGCCATTATGGTGACCCTGAGAACGGTGTTCACGCAATCCAGATGGAGCTCGCAATGCGCGGATATCTTGATGAAACCGGTCCTTGGCCGCCGGTGTGGGACGCGTCGCGCGCGGCGCGGCTGCAGCCGGTTCTGCGGGACGTCCTTTCTGCCTGTCTCGATTTTGCAAAAGGAGCTGCACAATGA
- a CDS encoding PilZ domain-containing protein, whose translation MFQGKPPIAASKTAERRTAKRHMSVFLLAKVTAGDRQSLGRVLNLSHSGAKIETRLAFTPGDPLFLEIRSDLKVAGTVRWVGDKSIGILFDKEIDVGRFLSREQPKLRREKPRAPRYVCDTDASISAETEKSVLKVRDVSLSGAGLIGETTLNPGEDVLVTILGLEPRRAKVMWSNAQGIGITFLKPLDFRDFDQWLDEQKARPREPK comes from the coding sequence ATGTTTCAGGGAAAGCCGCCAATTGCTGCCAGCAAGACTGCCGAGCGTCGGACAGCCAAACGGCATATGTCGGTTTTCCTTCTTGCCAAGGTCACCGCAGGCGACAGGCAAAGTCTGGGTCGCGTGCTGAACCTCTCTCACAGCGGCGCAAAGATTGAAACTCGGCTTGCTTTCACGCCAGGTGACCCCCTGTTTCTGGAAATTCGCTCGGACCTCAAAGTCGCGGGAACGGTGAGGTGGGTCGGAGACAAGTCAATCGGAATCCTGTTTGACAAAGAAATTGACGTCGGGCGCTTCCTGTCACGTGAACAGCCTAAATTGCGCAGGGAAAAGCCGAGAGCACCAAGATATGTCTGCGACACAGATGCAAGCATTTCCGCAGAAACCGAAAAGTCCGTACTCAAGGTTCGCGATGTATCCTTGTCCGGTGCCGGCCTGATCGGCGAAACTACTCTCAATCCCGGAGAAGACGTACTGGTGACGATCCTGGGGCTGGAGCCCAGACGCGCCAAAGTGATGTGGTCGAATGCGCAAGGGATTGGAATAACATTTCTCAAACCATTGGATTTCAGAGATTTTGATCAATGGCTTGACGAACAGAAGGCACGACCACGCGAACCCAAATAG
- the hutI gene encoding imidazolonepropionase, with amino-acid sequence MQVSLPMAAESHFPCERLWLNANLDTSSPSGRIADAMVACDKGRIVYAGPRSDAPPFVAVEEVDCEGRWITPGLIDCHTHLVHAGNRAREFELRLAGATYEEIARAGGGIVSTMKATRDATEEDLVSQSLARLDALISEGATTVEVKSGYGLSLDAEIRMLRAAKRLGKERRVGVVTSFLGAHALPPEFAGRTDDYIDHVCTDMIPAIAALGLADAVDGFCESIGFSPAQIERVFMSARAHGLPVKLHAEQLSNSHGAALAARYGALSADHLEYLDAAGIQAMKASGTIAVLLPGAYYFTRETQMPPVGALRDANVPIAVATDCNPGTSPLTSLLLAMNMAATLFRLTVDECLAGVTINAARALGLGNETGSLEIGKSCDLAIWDIGSPAELVSNIGKNPLHARIWRGQ; translated from the coding sequence ATGCAAGTTTCATTGCCGATGGCTGCCGAGTCCCATTTCCCATGCGAACGCCTTTGGCTGAACGCAAATCTTGACACCTCGTCGCCGTCGGGGCGCATTGCGGATGCGATGGTCGCTTGCGACAAGGGACGCATTGTCTACGCTGGGCCCAGGTCGGACGCGCCTCCATTCGTCGCCGTGGAAGAAGTCGATTGCGAAGGGCGCTGGATTACGCCTGGCCTGATCGATTGCCACACACACCTCGTTCACGCCGGCAACAGGGCAAGAGAATTCGAGCTGAGACTGGCCGGGGCCACCTATGAAGAGATTGCCCGCGCTGGCGGCGGGATCGTATCGACAATGAAGGCGACGCGCGACGCGACCGAAGAGGATCTTGTCTCTCAGTCGCTCGCGCGGCTTGATGCATTGATTTCGGAGGGCGCGACGACTGTCGAAGTGAAGTCCGGCTATGGTTTGTCGCTTGATGCAGAAATCAGGATGCTTCGCGCGGCGAAAAGGCTTGGAAAGGAGCGGCGCGTAGGCGTTGTGACGAGCTTCCTCGGGGCGCATGCCTTGCCGCCCGAATTTGCCGGTCGAACAGACGACTATATTGATCATGTTTGCACAGACATGATTCCAGCCATTGCCGCTCTGGGTCTTGCCGATGCTGTAGACGGATTTTGCGAATCCATTGGTTTTTCACCTGCACAGATCGAACGCGTTTTCATGTCGGCAAGGGCGCATGGATTGCCCGTGAAGCTGCATGCCGAACAGCTTTCGAACAGTCATGGTGCAGCGCTTGCGGCCCGATACGGAGCTCTTTCGGCCGATCATCTGGAATATCTTGATGCCGCAGGCATTCAGGCCATGAAGGCATCTGGCACCATCGCAGTCCTCTTGCCGGGTGCTTATTATTTCACGCGAGAAACCCAGATGCCGCCGGTCGGCGCACTGCGCGATGCAAATGTTCCGATTGCTGTGGCTACAGATTGCAATCCTGGCACCTCGCCTTTGACGTCGCTCCTTCTGGCTATGAACATGGCAGCGACGCTTTTCAGGCTGACGGTCGACGAGTGCCTGGCTGGCGTCACGATCAATGCGGCGCGCGCACTTGGGCTGGGAAATGAAACCGGATCGCTTGAAATCGGGAAGTCTTGCGATCTGGCTATCTGGGACATTGGAAGTCCAGCCGAATTGGTCAGTAACATTGGGAAAAACCCGCTTCATGCGCGGATTTGGAGAGGGCAATGA
- a CDS encoding formimidoylglutamate deiminase, translated as MTALWLKAALLPSGWQNDVRIEISGTLISAVIVGTPARPEDERADIGVPGLCNVHSHAFQRGMAGLAEHRGPSDDDFWSWREVMYRFLDRLDPDDVEAIAAMAYIEMLETGYTRVGEFHYLHNDPDGKRYQDPAEMAARVIGASEATGIGMTLLPVFYAHSDFGGAPPKHGQRRFLNDLDAFARLLGACEDILPTDGILGVAPHSLRAVTVEELRELVDMRRGAPLHIHAAEQLKEVEASLAFTGARPVEWLLANAGVDQHWCLIHATHLTEAETDALAASGAVAGLCPVTEANLGDGIFPAVRYLAAGGKISTGTDSNILIDPAQELRALEYSQRLSHRARNLLASEARPSVGRRIFDEAHAGGAQALGVTQGLAVGMSADLVVLDAKHPALYGRSGDQLLDSWIFAARANCVDAVWRAGRKLVSNGQHKDRENVWRRYKAVLDRILAL; from the coding sequence ATGACTGCGCTTTGGCTCAAGGCTGCCCTCCTGCCGTCTGGTTGGCAGAATGACGTCCGCATCGAAATCTCTGGAACTCTTATTTCCGCAGTGATTGTAGGCACTCCCGCCCGCCCGGAAGATGAACGGGCAGACATTGGCGTGCCAGGTCTATGCAATGTTCACAGCCACGCCTTCCAGCGAGGGATGGCAGGCCTGGCCGAGCATCGCGGGCCGAGCGATGATGACTTCTGGAGCTGGCGCGAAGTCATGTACCGCTTCCTCGATCGTCTCGACCCTGACGATGTCGAGGCCATCGCTGCGATGGCCTATATCGAAATGCTCGAGACCGGATATACGCGCGTTGGCGAGTTTCATTATCTTCACAATGATCCCGACGGGAAGCGCTATCAGGACCCGGCGGAAATGGCTGCCCGTGTCATCGGCGCATCAGAAGCGACCGGCATTGGCATGACTTTGCTTCCTGTCTTCTATGCCCATTCGGATTTTGGCGGCGCACCGCCGAAACATGGGCAGAGGCGCTTCCTGAACGATCTTGATGCGTTTGCGCGGCTGCTCGGTGCGTGTGAGGACATCCTGCCAACAGACGGAATACTGGGGGTCGCTCCGCACAGCCTGCGTGCCGTGACTGTCGAAGAACTCAGGGAACTTGTTGATATGCGACGGGGCGCGCCGCTTCATATACACGCCGCCGAACAGCTCAAGGAGGTTGAAGCAAGCCTGGCTTTTACCGGGGCGCGCCCCGTGGAATGGCTCTTGGCGAATGCTGGTGTCGATCAGCATTGGTGCCTCATTCACGCGACCCATCTTACGGAGGCCGAAACCGACGCCTTGGCCGCAAGCGGCGCTGTTGCGGGACTGTGCCCCGTCACGGAAGCCAACCTGGGTGACGGTATATTTCCCGCTGTCCGGTATCTCGCAGCAGGCGGCAAGATCTCGACAGGCACTGATTCCAATATTCTGATCGATCCCGCCCAGGAGCTGCGCGCGCTGGAATATAGTCAGCGTCTTTCACACAGGGCGCGCAACTTGCTGGCCAGCGAGGCCAGGCCATCGGTTGGACGACGGATTTTCGACGAGGCCCATGCCGGTGGTGCGCAGGCGCTGGGCGTAACGCAGGGACTGGCGGTTGGCATGTCGGCGGATCTTGTGGTCCTCGACGCCAAGCATCCAGCCCTCTACGGTCGCAGCGGCGACCAGCTCCTTGATTCCTGGATATTTGCCGCTCGCGCGAACTGCGTCGATGCCGTCTGGCGCGCTGGACGCAAGCTCGTATCCAATGGCCAGCACAAGGATCGGGAGAATGTCTGGCGACGGTACAAGGCGGTGCTGGACCGAATTCTGGCCTTATGA
- a CDS encoding aspartate aminotransferase family protein, translating into MPRNYDIAELRRLDVAHHLPAQADWQEIENLGGSRIITHADGCYIHDGDGNRILDGMAGLWCVNVGYGRDELADVAREQMLELPYYNSFFKTANPPTVLLAHKIASLTQFRLPHVFFNSSGSEANDTIFRLVRQYWKLRGEPKRKTFISRWNAYHGSTVAGVSLGGMKAMHPIGDLPIPGVEHVRQPYQFNEGRDMTPEAFGTACAEAIESRILEVGPENVAAFIGEPVQGAGGVIIPPANYWPQVEAICRKYGILLICDEVICGFGRTGSMWGHETMGVKPDIIAMAKGLSSGYLPISAVAVSEEIVKVMKTGGDFVHGYTYSGHPVSAAVAIRNLEIMEREGLVDKVRNETGPHLAKCLASLNDHPLVGEARSIGLLGAVEIVADKTSGARFGGKEGTAGPMVRDICIRNGLMVRGIRDSIVMCPPLVISCEQIDDMIGIIRRSLDEAMPALKAIG; encoded by the coding sequence ATGCCCCGCAACTATGACATTGCCGAACTTCGCCGCCTTGACGTCGCCCACCATTTGCCTGCCCAGGCTGACTGGCAGGAAATCGAAAATCTCGGCGGCAGCCGTATCATCACCCATGCCGATGGCTGTTACATTCACGACGGCGACGGTAATCGCATCCTTGATGGCATGGCCGGCCTGTGGTGTGTCAACGTAGGGTATGGGCGGGACGAACTGGCAGACGTCGCGCGCGAACAGATGCTGGAGCTTCCCTATTACAACAGCTTCTTCAAGACGGCGAACCCGCCGACGGTGCTCCTTGCGCACAAGATTGCAAGCTTGACCCAGTTTCGTCTGCCGCACGTCTTTTTCAACAGCTCCGGATCTGAGGCCAATGACACCATTTTTCGCCTTGTCCGGCAGTATTGGAAACTCAGGGGTGAGCCGAAGCGCAAGACATTTATAAGCCGCTGGAACGCCTATCATGGCTCGACTGTCGCGGGCGTCTCGCTCGGTGGCATGAAGGCAATGCATCCGATCGGCGACCTGCCCATTCCGGGCGTGGAACATGTCCGCCAGCCCTACCAGTTCAACGAAGGTCGGGACATGACGCCGGAGGCATTTGGCACGGCTTGCGCTGAAGCGATCGAATCCCGGATCCTCGAAGTCGGCCCCGAAAATGTGGCAGCCTTTATTGGCGAACCCGTTCAGGGGGCAGGCGGCGTCATCATCCCGCCCGCAAACTACTGGCCGCAAGTCGAGGCGATCTGTCGCAAATATGGCATTCTCCTGATCTGCGACGAAGTCATTTGCGGTTTCGGCCGAACGGGCAGTATGTGGGGCCATGAGACGATGGGCGTGAAGCCCGACATCATCGCAATGGCAAAAGGCCTTTCGAGCGGATACCTCCCGATCTCAGCGGTCGCGGTGTCCGAAGAAATTGTGAAGGTCATGAAGACTGGCGGCGATTTTGTGCATGGTTACACTTATTCCGGCCATCCCGTCTCGGCCGCGGTCGCGATCCGCAACCTGGAAATCATGGAACGCGAAGGTCTTGTCGACAAGGTCCGCAACGAAACCGGTCCTCATCTTGCCAAGTGCCTGGCTTCGCTGAACGATCATCCGCTGGTGGGTGAAGCGCGCTCGATTGGGCTGCTGGGCGCGGTAGAGATTGTTGCCGACAAGACAAGCGGAGCCCGTTTTGGTGGAAAGGAAGGCACAGCCGGGCCAATGGTCCGCGATATCTGCATCAGGAACGGTTTGATGGTGCGCGGCATTCGGGACAGCATTGTCATGTGCCCGCCATTGGTCATCAGTTGTGAACAGATTGACGACATGATCGGGATCATCCGTCGCTCACTGGACGAGGCAATGCCAGCACTAAAAGCCATAGGCTGA
- a CDS encoding ABC transporter ATP-binding protein, with the protein MNDTPSPIIQIRNVTKRFGKVAAVDNVSLDIMAGEFFVLLGPSGCGKTTLLRMIAGFELPTEGQILIDGQDMAGIPPNKRPVNMVFQSYAVFPHMSVTDNVGYGLKIAGVSKSEREQRVTEALELVKLGGFGDRMPDQMSGGQRQRVALARSLVMRPKVLLLDEPLSALDAKLRAQMQFELSDLQDQVGITFVTVTHDQDEALSMAGRIAVINKGEVAQLASPSDLYEYPANRFVADFVGSVNLFEGKLTLDEPDRAAVDCPGLGKIYLNHGVTGPHGADVWVAIRPEKIYLHVPGEGKAVRAAGLDAPEGHNFARGTIKGMSYLGDVTLFEIKLDSGEMIRVSRPNLSRHDQEDFTWDDRVSMHWRPDSPVVLLS; encoded by the coding sequence ATGAATGACACGCCCAGTCCGATTATCCAGATCCGCAATGTCACGAAGCGCTTCGGCAAGGTTGCAGCGGTTGACAATGTCAGCCTCGACATCATGGCTGGCGAGTTTTTTGTGCTTCTTGGCCCCTCAGGATGTGGCAAGACGACATTGCTCCGCATGATTGCCGGATTCGAGCTGCCAACCGAAGGACAAATCCTGATCGATGGACAGGACATGGCGGGGATTCCACCTAACAAGCGTCCGGTGAACATGGTTTTCCAGAGTTATGCCGTCTTTCCGCACATGAGTGTGACCGACAATGTAGGATACGGGCTGAAAATTGCCGGCGTCAGCAAGAGCGAGCGCGAACAACGGGTGACTGAGGCTCTTGAGTTGGTGAAACTCGGCGGCTTTGGCGATCGTATGCCAGACCAGATGTCTGGCGGTCAGAGACAACGTGTTGCGCTCGCGCGCAGTCTTGTCATGCGGCCCAAAGTTCTGCTCCTTGATGAACCACTCTCCGCACTTGATGCAAAGCTGCGTGCGCAGATGCAATTTGAACTGTCCGACTTGCAGGATCAGGTCGGGATTACCTTTGTCACTGTCACCCATGATCAGGACGAAGCCCTGTCGATGGCCGGCCGCATTGCCGTCATCAACAAGGGCGAGGTAGCGCAGCTGGCTTCACCCTCTGACCTATATGAATATCCCGCCAACCGCTTCGTTGCCGATTTCGTGGGCTCCGTGAATCTCTTTGAAGGCAAATTGACCCTCGACGAACCAGATCGCGCTGCGGTCGACTGCCCGGGCTTGGGCAAGATCTATCTCAATCATGGCGTGACTGGGCCACATGGCGCTGATGTCTGGGTCGCCATACGACCGGAAAAAATCTACCTTCACGTGCCTGGCGAGGGCAAGGCAGTACGCGCCGCCGGATTGGACGCCCCGGAAGGCCACAATTTCGCGCGTGGAACGATCAAGGGGATGAGCTACCTTGGGGATGTAACCTTGTTTGAGATCAAGCTGGACTCAGGCGAGATGATCCGTGTGTCCCGGCCAAACCTGTCACGCCACGATCAGGAAGATTTCACATGGGATGACCGGGTGAGCATGCATTGGCGTCCTGACAGTCCCGTGGTATTACTCTCCTGA